A window from Peromyscus eremicus chromosome 1, PerEre_H2_v1, whole genome shotgun sequence encodes these proteins:
- the C1H11orf58 gene encoding small acidic protein: MSAARESHPHGVKRSASPDDDLGSSNWEAADLGNEERKQKFLRLMGAGKKEHTGRLVIGDHKSTSHFRTGEEDKKINEELESQYQQSMDSKLSGRYRRHCGLGFSEVEDHDGEGDVAGDDDDDDSPDAESPDDSDSDSESEKEESAEELHATEHPDDAEDPKSKKDAKSNYKMMFVKSSGS; the protein is encoded by the exons ATGAGTGCTGCCCGGGAGTCTCACCCTCACGGGGTGAAGCGTTCAGCCTCCCCCGACGACGAT CTTGGATCTAGCAATTGGGAAGCAGCAGACTTAGGCaatgaagagagaaaacaaaagttcTTGAGACTTATGGGTGCAGGAAAG AAAGAACACACTGGTCGTCTTGTTATAGGAGATCACAAATCAACATCTCACTTCCGAACAG GGGAAGAAGACAAGAAAATTAATGAAGAGCTGGAGTCTCAGTACCAGCAGAGCATGGACAGTAAACTATCAGGCCGATACCGGCGGCACTGTGGACTTGGCTTCAGTGAG GtagaagatcatgatggggaaggtgATGTGGCTGgagatgatgatgacgatgactcGCCTGATGCTGAGAGTCCAGATGACTCGGACAGTGACTCTGAGTCTGAGAAGGAGGAGTCTGCAGAAGAACTCCATGCTACTGAGCATCCTGATGACGCAGAAGACCCGAAGAGCAAAAAAGATGCGAAGAGCAATTATAAGATGATGTTTGTCAAGTCCAGCGGCTCATAA